The genomic DNA AAAAtactttttgaaaaaataaaataaaatcatggTGGTGAAGCCCTGAAACCGGCCACGAGGGATGAGAAAGGGAGTGGTCAAACAGAAATGACCACTTAATTTCCTATTCTGTGATAACCTCTCTTTCTCTATCTGTCTTTCTATCTATCTATCAATTCATCTTCCGAAAACTTATTTTTGATTCAATTTAGATATCGTGAACAAACAAAAATTTGTGGAAATGAGCAGCCAGACGTTGCCTCCGGCGTCAACAACCCGCCGGGATTCTCAAAAAAGAAGATCAAATAGCACTAAGAAGTCTCATTCCTTCAACCATGCCAAGCCGATGTCTCCTTCGttagtttccttttttttttttttcttatctgTTAATATTATTaccttttgaattttgaatttaccCAATGACCTTGTTTCATTTTGTTAGTTCCATCCCTGGTGAGAGGACGGTGAAAAAGCTCAGGTTATCCAAAGCCCTTACCATCCCGGAAGGAACCACCGTGTCTGAGGCTTGTAGGCGGATGGCAGCCCGTCGTGTCAATGCTGTGTTGCTCACCGATTCTAATGCCTTACTCTCTGGGATCGTTACTGACAAggtattttttttccttctttattTTGCTTGCCTCATTGTCTTTTTTATAACCATgttaatatatatgtgtatatcatCGCCAGGACGTTGCCACTAGAGTAATAGGGGAAGGGTTGAAGCCAGAGCAGACAGTTGTATCTAAGATCATGACGCCTAGTCCAATTTTTGTTTCGGCAGACTCTTTGGCCATTGAGGCACTTCAGAAGATGGTTCAAGGTAGTTGATTATGTTATGTTCGGCACATAAcccaattgttttttttttttttataatattttttagaaATAATTGCTTATATTCCAATGGTGTTGGACGAAAAAACCTGTTATATTGTTGATTTTTTACGGTATTTGGAAGGAACTTTGATATGTTTGTAAAGTTTAAATGGTGATTGTATGTTCATGTGCTGAAGCTCGTTGGTAGCTAATTGCATTTGAGAAAGATACAAGACAAAACCAAGATTTGTTGTCGAATTTATATTTTCATGCAGTGTCTTGTTATAGCTGGTTTGACAGGTTAGGTTGGGAATTATCTGTTACCATCAAACATTAGGCTTTGATTTAACCCTTGACAGAAGTGGATGTTTTATATAATGGGCAGAACTTGAGGTGACTGTTGGAATTtagtaaatttattattattttctgataAGTATTTTTGTCATAGCCTTGAATTATAAGTAAGTCTTACAGTTTTAAGGAGTCCTTAACAATCACTTTAAGGTTTTATGTAGTCCATGGTCGTTTGTTAATTTCATTTTGTCAGGGAACTATTGTAGAATTTCTCTAATTAATGGTAGAACTGCGAATCATTGACTTGATACATGCCACAGTTGCACTAAGgtttattacaaatttacaatAGCAGAATCGTTATTAAACTTTTAGTGCTAGTGTACACACATGTAAGTCATCTCATTCAATGGTTCTTTGACAGGAAAATTCAGGCATCTCCCTGTTGTGGAAAATGGTGAAGTCATTGCCATGTTGGATATTACAAAATGCCTTTATGATGCTATCTCAAGAATGGAGAAGGCTGTTGAGCAAGGAAATGCAATTGCCTCTTCAGTGGACCAAAATGGAAGTAAAGGTTCTGGTTGGTTAATTTGTTTTCTTTGGGATTGAAGGCTATAACATTCTAATGATTCGATGCTACTGCATGCATATATTTGAGAAGCTCTTCATATTTTCTCTGTTGTTCCAGCAATATTTATCTTCTGGAGAAAATAGAGAATAGAGAGGGAGAGAGGGAGGAGTGATTGGAAGAAAGAGACTTGTAATTCAATGAGATTTTGTGCTTTTAGATGTGATATCAACAGTACTACTGAGAAGATGATGTGGTGAAAGTAGATGACTAATAAACAGGTCTTGGGTAGTTGGTTTTAaccccttttcttttcttatgaACTAAAATTGGTTACAAGCATGTAAGGTACCGTTATGAAAAGTTATGGCCTTCAATGTGCATGGATAAAATAGTGCTTATCCTAGTTGTTTAACGCCTTTGGTGAAatcatttatctattttttttttctgaggGGGTTTTGTGTCGAACAACAGTACACTTCTTCTATTTTTAGTGTAGAGACAAGTCTTGACTTGTCAGAAATCCTGTGTTTGACATCCGTCTCTATTGTCACAACAATTGTGTCCATGTTTGTAATATTACATTCATAGGATTTACCTTTTGAGTGTGAGGAAATTATTTGTTAAAGTTTTGTAGGTATCATACTGAATAGCAGTTTGTTGGTATTCCTAATTTATATATCAAGAGAGGAGGGCATGATTTAAATcgttcaaattaaaacttttataaTTCCAGTTTCCTTGCTATTATATTTCTTTATACTTAAAGAGATTAAGAAAGGTTCATATGTATTAGCAACATATCTTTGAACAAGGCGTGTGATCAAGCATATAGATTACTGCTCTTACCATACAGACTGAAACCTGTGATTTCTTGGTTGACATTTTGTTTTGTTTGTCATGTTCTTTTCAGCATCACATGCCTTCATGGAAACTTTGAGGGAGCGGATGTTCAAGCCATCCTTGTCTAGTATCATTGCTGAAAATTCAGAGTAACTTTTTATCTCAGCTATCTGATGTGTCGAAATGCAATTTTCTATTAGTCatgctctttttattattttctttaccAGCCCTTGTACCTTCTTCCTTTTTCAGTGTTGCAGTTGTTTCATCATCAGACCCTGTCTGTGTTGCTGCAAAAAAGATGAGGGACTTGCGGATTAATTCAGTTGTTACAGTTACAGGGAACAAAATTCAGGGGATACTAACGTAACACCTTTTTACTCATCACAATACTTTCATGAATTCATTAGTATTAGTTTTTGAGATCTTTTGCACTATTACATGTATTTAGTGTGGTTTTGGAAGGTCTGTTTCGAGTCATTTGACATATATTGTGATTTCTTATGGTTTCTTTAATGCTATGAACTGCAGTTCAAAGGATATCCTTATGCGAGTTGTGGCACAAAACCTGTCTCCTGAACTTACTCTCGTGGAAAAGGTTCAgttcttgatttttttttgatgTACAGTATAGTCTTTGTTATTTACCCTCCACTGATGTTTACAGGAGATATTAACCTTCATTTGAAATTGTGTGTATATTAAACTGAGCTTTAACTCTATTGTGCATATGTACATTGGTAAATAATATATGCTTAGCATTTATATAAAATTCTTGTGCTTGACAGTTTTCATAAATAGTTTTGTTATCTGCGGAGTAATTTCTTGATATTGTTTTCAAGAGTATTCCAGTGGTTATCCTTTGTTTCTGTACATATATGTTGTACTAGTGGCTATCCAGAATTTAATTGCATGTTTTCAGTAACCTCTTTTTAGTGGTGTCTGAGTTTTGATTGTTAATTGTAGTTACTCCTATAGCTTTACTTTGGACAGTTACAGTGGTTTATGTTGCATggaatgattaaattaatttggAACATGAAAATTTTTTGGTTCTTTTAAGTTCTAATTCTTTCGAAAGGATCAGTTGCATATATATTGCATCTCAACTTTGCTTAATTGTATTGCTGGTATCTGGCCTTGGAATGGAATGTGCAATTTATATCATGTATTTCTTACACAAGATGGGTCCAGGATTTAAGTGCAAATTTTTTTAGCGTAAATGGTTTCCGGTTCCAAAATTTTTTGTGCTTTCTTTTTTGATAAAAAACTTTTGATACTTCTGTTTTTGATGAATAAACTTTTGATACTTTTTATAACCAGACTAATGTTTTCTTTATCTTATAGGTGATGACACCCAACCCTGAATGTGTGACAGTAGAAACAACAATCCTTGACGCACTGCATTTAATGCATGATGGAAAGTTTTTACATCTTCCTGTTCTAGACAAAGGTGAGCTTTGGTCTTTTTATATAGTTTTAGAATCACAATTCGTTCTTGTTCATATGCACGGAAATGGCTGTTGTGCAGATGGAAATGTTGCTGCTTGTTTGGATGTTCTGGATATAACTCATGCGGCAATTTCTATGGTATGCATGATGCGATTTTTatgtatttcagacttttatttattttgtgtttATGAATTGTATATTTAGGCGATTGCTTTTAGGCTAAGGGGAAGATTATTTACTTGGGGTTTATTTCATTGTTGCCTCTTTTTCCCATCTCCTTTTTTGCTTCATAAATGTTTCTAAAAAGGAAGATAAGAATCTATTAGAAAATTAACCAATAACTAGAATCTAACCCCAACCCTTACGTAAGTATTCTATAAAGAAGTAAAAATGCTTTTTTTTCTCCGAAATATATAATTATGGTTTTTAATTatccaaaaaaaattatttttacctaGAAGTGCTTTTTTAATTCCTAAAAGCAAATagcaaatagcaaaagaaaaagcaaaacagAGCCTCGATAAACCAGGTTTATATTTACTCTGATCCATGAATTTCCTTTCAACCCATGTGAGAAAAGAGCAAGAATCACATTCTCactattttttcttttgttttcaaaattttttactTTTGAAGGTTGAAAGTAGCTCTGGAGTTGCTCTTAATGAAGTGTCAAGCACAATGATGCAAAAATTCTGGGATTCTGCCCTTGCTTTAGATCCGCCAGGTGATTATGACACACACAGGTATTACTCATGCTGCCTCATTTACAATCCAAACCTGTTTATACTGTGGAATTAACCGTACAGAGTGTTCATTTCAGTGAAATGTCTGCAGTCATGGCATCAGATGGTGCAGATACTGGAAAACTATCACCCCATCATTCCCTTGGCCACGGGAACTCATTTTCTTTCAAACTTGAGGATCTTAAGGGTCGTCTACATCGATTCAGTTTTGGTATGTAACGCTGTATGTCAAGCTGCTTTCAGCGGAAAATTATCTGAATTTATATAAATACGTCATTTCATACCTAGAAGCAACAATGAACTGATACCTGGACTTCTGTATTGAAAACAAAGAAATATTCTATAGGCTATAGCTGAATAGTAAGCAACCATGTTGAAGGCTTTGCTAGTATTTTTTTCTCCATTATGTTGTAGGCTTTCAAAAGCATCATACTTGTATTTTGTTCTTCAGGTACTGAGAATTTAAACGAGCTTTTATCTGCTGTAATGCAAAGAACTGCTTCCAGTAATGATAATAGACGTCCTCAGCTTTTGGTTAGTTGttgggtttatttatttattttgtactGCCTATGgttttttcaaattttcttgtTTGTTTTCATTCATACATtgattcttttctttatttttttttctcttgttttTTTATAGTATAAGGATGATGAAGGTGACAAGGTTCTACTCACCAATGATACTGATCTTGTTGCTGCGGTTAACAGTGCTAGATCCATAGGAAAGAAGGTAACGCATTGTTTGTATTAGACTATTGCTTCCCTCTTCTTTGACCATCCTATTTATTTTCTGTTGTTGGTTTCCTTTTGTTTTCACTTCACTTAAGGTTTTGCTTGGTAGAGTGGAAAGAAAATTGGAAAGCTGAAAATTTCAAGGGGTAGAAAAATAGAAAGATGGAAAAGATCATTTTTTTTTCCACGGATGTGCTTGGTAGGAAATatggaaaaatgaaaaaaaaaaaagtaattttctTTCCATCCATTGTTTGGTAGAGTTGAAAAACGAAAGGAAAGACaataaaacatttcaaaaatgCATAATTTTGAACTAATATGCACTTCTCTCCCATTTTCTCTCCTCTCATAATTCCAATGTGAAAGGATTTATTTTTATGCATTAGGATGGAAAATGATGTCTcctattttatttccaataaagcactctcaaaatttattttcttttcacttttccaCTCTCTCCTTCCATTTCTCCACTTTTCCACCCGACTAAGCCCACCCTAAAAGATTATTATTTGTATAAAaacttcattaattttcatattatttactCCAAGTAACAAGACAAGTTCATGAACCCAGCTTTGTGAGTTGTTCATCTCACACATCGGAAATTTGCTGAAGCTGGTGTTGGGAGTAGCCTGGTGCAGTTTTCAAAGTAGGCACAagataaaaggaaaaagaaaatgttgATAAGACAAATAAGGTGTAGTTGCTGCTGATATATTATTCTAAATTTATAATTGTCTTCCTTTGGTACAGGTGTTAAGATTGCATCTGGATTTTTCCGAGTCAGCTGAGCAATTACAATCAGAACCAATTGCAAGTGCCAAGAGAAGCAGCGCAGGGGTACCTTTGCACTTGGGTTTATTGGCCGGTACTGTTGTCCTGACTAGCATCGGTGTACTTGTCTACTTAAAGCGCTCGAAATTGTGAGGTTATGCTAATTTATCTGCCAAAAACAACATAATATGAATCGTAGCATTGATTAATTAGGCAAGGCAATGAAAGTTAATCGGGGGTAGAAGGTACGAACTTAAGTTCTTTATACAGTCCACAGAAATCATTTTTGTTCCACTTGTATGTAACTCAGATCTATGAAGGAAAAGCACTTGTGAGGGTATTTGAGCATCATTGTATACTATTTTGACATTCTTTCAGTGACTCAATGAAGCACTGCCATGTACATATGTATGGATGTTTTAAATATTCCATGCTTCAGTTATCTGAGGGCAAATTCTGAAAGATGTGCGGTGGAGATTTATTCTGATACTTTTTGCAAGAAACACAAATTTTCTTCATATTTAGGGGGTGGCTGACATTGCTGGTAGATGTAAGTTTGAGTATGTTGGTAAGGCATCGTAAACTGTTGGGTTAAATAAAACAATATATTTTGTTTCTACAATTATGTAAAGAATTTATTGGTTTGTCCATTTTAGACATTTGTTATGTTGGGTGAGCCGTTATTAGTTAGAAGAAAATTGTGTAGTGTAGACTAATGGTTTTGACATTGGATCGGTGATTGAACCGATTAGGTTATCGGTTCAATCTGtttgattaaaaaaatattaaaattaaaaaaaaaaaatcttaattcAGTTGGTTCGTATTGATTTTTGATCTAATTGGTTCAAAGCTAATTTTTAGATTAGTATCCTAATTGGTATTGTTTGGTTCAAACAGCATTGGTGTAGAAGTTTAAGCTTTTAAGATTGACACGCAGTGTACAATAGAAAGTTAAAATTGACCCAAATGCAATACACTACACTAGATTTATGGCACATTTACGGTGTAGGTGAAAATATTATGTTacgtaataaaaatatttattaacaaTTCGTATGAAAATTAATTGATCCTTTTGTTATAATTAGTAATGTTAAATGTTTATTATATATAACATttcatgtttaaattttattataatcaaATTTTTGTTAtgtataaaaagtaaaaatagcatccttatgaaaatataaattaatttgtatataagAAGATAAGTTACTAATTTCACATTAGTTGGTTCTATTAGAAAAAAAATGGTTAAGAAAGCGAGTTTACAGTTATAGtggaagttttatttttattttcaaaatcgaGTCCTTTTATAATATTTAGAGTAATAAATAATACATGTGCTTCGTGCAAGATAGATTTAATTAATCTTGCCTTTCAATCGAACGAGCttctttgttattttcataccatgaatagtaaaataatttatttacttcCTAACAGAATAACGATATTTCATTAGTGTCAAGCCTTGTTTTTAGGGAAATCGATGCTATTTATTTATAGAGAGAAGTACGAGAATTCTAGTTGCATAAGCCCTTgacaaaaatattatttaaacagAAAACACAGTTCCACTCTAAGTGAGACAGGGGGCAACATATGTTTGATCTAGTGCCACTTAGTATACTTGTTTGGTATACTTGTATTTTTtaaacaaattggtttaatagAATATTCGTTAATTACATCAATACCTTTTGCATATTGTCCTCAATATTTTTGTACACAAAGCAAAAAGAAAGTAAATATTGACTCACaggttatctaatgtttaattaATACTAAGAGGTATTACGTGGTCAGATCGTAATATGAAAACACAAATTGTATTAGTAGAAATACCTAAACAAGTCATTAGTCTAATCTGAAATTAGAAAATCAAtagaaagactaatatgtcatctatcaagtctaattggaAAGGTGTTTTGTCTTAAGCATCGACTCCTggaagatagagacataaatgtgaaTGAATGGACTAACAATACATCGGACAGGACCCAAGTTGAATAGATCctagatccatttatggatttctTCACCTGTGATATTTAGTGTGAGATACCTTAATCTTacgtggatgatggactatgtatgcgtgacttgtatactttaatgtaagtaaaaacctaagttcaaatagataaggtcGAACGTTGGTGCGTTGGGTATACGACTTTTGTAGTATATAGTATCATTtataatagtggaattcataacccaACTAAAGGGTAAATGATATCGTCTCAGCagaattacatgatagatgaaaagtaaatatcGCCATGAgtcgtttgtctttgtgataaatgacttaattactatttaatagtaattgacttttcatgaaggaagatgtgatgattaccatgagataaaataagatcaaatTGAGAAATCATATTTATCCTAAAGAGATTAAGTGTATCCTATAAGAGTAATACACTTAAAACAAGGTTATTGGACGAAAACTTATTAAGTAGCTCTCATAATCATCTCCCACAattcgttgtggcaaattaaagTCTTTTTGGAACTTAACAAGCTTGTTTTCTAGCTATTTTATATGATTCTATTATGTTTTCCATTTTTAGTAGTTTACGTTTAATTTTAGTAAAATAAGCACTATTACGCAATTTTTAGCCATGTGATGACCTAACGGGCCAATACAGGCCTAGGGTTGAACTAATAAGTCAATTGAGTGTGCATGACATTGTTTTCGGGTTAAGAACGCGAAGAATGACGGCAGTGTCGTGACATTGGCATGTGGTGTTGCCACACCATACTTCAAAGCCAAATAAGTCAGCCTTGAAAGGCAGTGTCGCAACACCACGGCGGATTGGAATTTTAAGCCAGGGATATTTTCATCTGCACAATACATATTATTCAATTTTATGCTGCTAATTGACCTAGTTAGGATAGAACATTTTGGCTATAAATATGGGTGTTTATCCTTAGTTTAGAAGGCTTGGCCGAGTGAACCGTTTAAATtagttttaggattttattttagttttacttttctttcaatttagtcctttattttagaaaaaaattgtttcattttttttaactTGGATGCGATTTGGATTCAAGCTTTCATTTATTGAGTCTATCTTAATTTCTTTTTGGTTTTCAATTgcaatcgagattatatttgcaACTGTCAAAGGAATTTCAGTTTTTGCGCATAAATCGATATCGAAAAAGATCAATTTTCATATTCATTTTTCCTATTTAAATATCTGCTTTGTATGTTGAATATGAAATTAGGGAAAATTGCATCTAGATCCATGAGTGATTGATTTCCTTTGGGAGATTAACGATCAAATGTGGGAATAATTAATAGAAGAATTAGCGTTTATTTCTAAGTTAGTTGGCTTAAACCCTAGGGTTGAAGACCCTAGGAAGTAATTTCAGATAAACGAGATCGAAAGAAAAATTTACCTTGTAAATCATAATTTTTCCCGGTCAAGAAAGTGAGTTGAAAGATAAGTGAGTATTGGtcgattagttaattaattagagGTTGAAAGGTAATAATTGGTTAACTAATAGCTAATTTAAAAACAACTCGAATTCTGAAGTTAATTAGGAACATTGATGTGAGTTAATCTTCTGCTTGTTTAATTGGAATAGTTTCGATTGTTGATTTGTGTTATTTAGTTTTGcttaatttatgttattttcatTGATTAATTTCCATTTTGTCTCTCGTACTATAATAttagtgtaacatcccaaattttaGATTAATGAGAATGtagaattatataaaaaataaagaattagCTCAGTGATTAGTTGTTGAATGTAAAAGCATGGTATTAAATGAGATCCCTAGTTTGAATCCATTCCCTTacaaaataattcaatttttGCAAAATCCCATTTTTTTAGAGTCTGTCATCTATGCCCTTATtaacctaggtataaatattattttttcacactattactttttattttatttctttttaaaatttcttaGTATTATTTAGGTTTTGGATTGTAAAGTTTTTTAAATTGTGGTGTGGACTGTTTTCGTTTTGGAGTTTTCATGCATGCATGGTTTTCATATTTGGGATTGAAtattaaatatatgttaaaattggATTGAACATGTTAGTCAGTTAAATTAATAATTGGGAATTTTATTCGTTTTTTCATTGCAAACAAGATAAACAAAATGTTTTTCTTCTAAGGCAATGTCGCGCAATGTTTTCCAAAGACCACGCCAGTTCTGCTAACTTGACTTAATAAAAGgttgatttaattaaatgaaCGTTTTCCCAAAGTTAACAAATGTAACTGCGGTTTTATTAAAAGAGAGTGTTTAGGAGGTTTCAACTATTGATAGAGTAGGATTGACGCTTAGGTGTTCAATGTAACTTTCACGAATTGGCCATAACGTATAGGCTAGATTTGAGAGGTTACATTTAGCGGTATCAGAGCGTAGGTTTAAAATCTCAGACTAAATTTTTGAATCTTTTCAAAACGAGTCTGCATGCATGCATACATGAAAagagtatttttgaaaattacttTACAGGGAACGATAGAATCCGAAGGTCCAGTGCCAAGTCAATAGAAACAGTAATGAAACTTTTGTAATACTATAGATACTATTGCATAAAATGTTAATGAAAGAATTGTAGATTGAGAATGCATTAAAAGATTAAACAAAGTACTAAAGATACTCTTACTGTTAAATTATAGATTCATAAAACACTGAAAAAAATACTTATTAAATGATCACTCGTGGTAGGAGGGACTGTAGGGGGTGACCTCTGAGGGCTCTGGTCTGGTATGTTGTTAGTATTATGGTTAGCAGCAGTTATACAAGTATAAAAATCCTATCAGTGTACTCATCCAAGCAGATAATATTCTAAGCAATATTTCAGTGATTTTAGTTTTTCTCAATTTGTTCTTTGTTATTCATTTTAATAGAGTTACTAACAAACTAGAACATGATCAATCACCATTAAGGCAAATTGTGAAACCAAATTAACATTAGCAATGTAACTTCTTAAGCATAGTCAAACATTGTTGATCTGATAGAACATAATAATAACAACTCAGGTCATGCAAATTTTATATTATGATCCTTAAGGCAAAGCAAAGCATAATTTTTGCCTTTAGAAGTAGGAATGTCGTGGTCGTGCTTTCAGTAATACTCActtatagaaaagaaaaaaaaacccaaatattTCATAGAACTCACCAAAAAAAGGGGAAAGAAGAAGGGATTAAAAGAAAACCCAAAGGAACAAAACGAATCCAACAAACAACCTAGATTAGATACGAtaaacaaaaaccaaaataaCGGATCAAAAAGAGATTTTTTTACCAAACATGGAcccaatataaaaaaatattacagATGAGAGATGAAGTGAGACTAACTTGTAAAGTAAGCAAGGAAAGAAAGTGAGCTGTTGAAGAGTGAAACCAATAAAAGGCCAGCGAGAAAGTAGAGAACAAACGGACCTtaagtataaatttaattttttgagaATAATAATTCTACCAGTTTCTATAGAGAAAGATTTACTTTCCTACTAgaagtaagaaaattatttatCGTTCTGTATTTGATTCGTGATTGTCTAAACTCATACTCAAAGCGACTTGTGGTATGAGAATAGCGGAGAAAGTCGTTCGGTTGAAAATCGGGAACGTTTAGGATCCATCACGCACAAAGCATAGATACTTTtcggtaaaaaaattattattataaatattacaaactaacacaattttcaaattttgaatttttcactATGAAAAAACTATTTTAAACCGAATTTTTTTCCAACATCGACGGATACAGTACAATACCCACTACCATAATCTAAATACATTTTTCATGGTTGATTTTAATCACACCACTAAACAAACTAATTTCACCATCGTGACTGTTTTTACCATTAATAGAGCCATAGAAAGGAAGCTTTAGACCCCAGAACTActatagttattttattattattatttaaatttagttatctttaaaaagaataaataatCATTAATTGATTATGTAGGACTTGTTTCAAGCAGAAGTCAGGTTGTCTCTTGATTTCGCCTTTGACATTGTACAAATTTCTTAAGTTGAAATGCCTCGAAGCTTATCCCGGTCTCGGTCTCGGTCTCGGTCTCGGTCCCCGTCATACCGGTCTAGGCACAGCCGCCGTAGCCGAAGAGAGCACAGCCGGAGAAGCCGTTCATCCTCTCCACGTCGCCGCAGAAGCCGTTCTCCATCTCATCGACGCCGCAAAAGTCGATCTCCGACTCCGAGGAGACACCGTAGGCGAACCTCCTTATCTCCTTTGCCCAAATCTCCCTCCCCACCTCCTCCCATCCCTCAAAACAAAAACAATAGgtatctttttttatttttctttaattcgaattttatttttgttacttTGAACGAAAGCAAAAACAATAGAGCACAACGTGAAGTCAAATTTTAGTAAAATCTAGTATATGGCTAAATCATTGAGCATATTCATATGTAATCGTTTAGTTTTGTTGCTTTGGTTTGTAATTAGGCTTCATCAAGAAGCTGAACTAAAATTATTAGAGGAAGAGACGGCGAAGAGATTGGAGGAAGCAATTCAGAAAAATGTTGAGGAGAGGTTGAATTCGGAGGATGTTAAGTTAGATATAGAGAGACGGGTAGTGGAAGGGCGTAAGAAATTGTTCGATGATGTTACCACTCAACTCCAAAAAGAAAAGGAATCTGCTCTTGCCGAGGCAAGGCTTAAACAGGTAAGCATCTTCACCCCTGCCTTCTTGTTCTTTTAACTCAAATGTTCTTCCATTTGTATTCATATATTATTT from Gossypium arboreum isolate Shixiya-1 chromosome 9, ASM2569848v2, whole genome shotgun sequence includes the following:
- the LOC108457433 gene encoding CBS domain-containing protein CBSCBSPB3-like isoform X2 gives rise to the protein MSSQTLPPASTTRRDSQKRRSNSTKKSHSFNHAKPMSPSSIPGERTVKKLRLSKALTIPEGTTVSEACRRMAARRVNAVLLTDSNALLSGIVTDKDVATRVIGEGLKPEQTVVSKIMTPSPIFVSADSLAIEALQKMVQGKFRHLPVVENGEVIAMLDITKCLYDAISRMEKAVEQGNAIASSVDQNGSKASHAFMETLRERMFKPSLSSIIAENSDVAVVSSSDPVCVAAKKMRDLRINSVVTVTGNKIQGILTSKDILMRVVAQNLSPELTLVEKVMTPNPECVTVETTILDALHLMHDGKFLHLPVLDKDGNVAACLDVLDITHAAISMVESSSGVALNEVSSTMMQKFWDSALALDPPGDYDTHSEMSAVMASDGADTGKLSPHHSLGHGNSFSFKLEDLKGRLHRFSFGTENLNELLSAVMQRTASSNDNRRPQLLYKDDEGDKVLLTNDTDLVAAVNSARSIGKKVLRLHLDFSESAEQLQSEPIASAKRSSAGVPLHLGLLAGTVVLTSIGVLVYLKRSKL
- the LOC108457433 gene encoding CBS domain-containing protein CBSCBSPB3-like isoform X3, with translation MSSQTLPPASTTRRDSQKRRSNSTKKSHSFNHAKPMSPSSIPGERTVKKLRLSKALTIPEGTTVSEACRRMAARRVNAVLLTDSNALLSGIVTDKDVATRVIGEGLKPEQTVVSKIMTPSPIFVSADSLAIEALQKMVQGKFRHLPVVENGEVIAMLDITKCLYDAISRMEKAVEQGNAIASSVDQNGTSHAFMETLRERMFKPSLSSIIAENSDVAVVSSSDPVCVAAKKMRDLRINSVVTVTGNKIQGILTSKDILMRVVAQNLSPELTLVEKVMTPNPECVTVETTILDALHLMHDGKFLHLPVLDKDGNVAACLDVLDITHAAISMVESSSGVALNEVSSTMMQKFWDSALALDPPGDYDTHSEMSAVMASDGADTGKLSPHHSLGHGNSFSFKLEDLKGRLHRFSFGTENLNELLSAVMQRTASSNDNRRPQLLYKDDEGDKVLLTNDTDLVAAVNSARSIGKKVLRLHLDFSESAEQLQSEPIASAKRSSAGVPLHLGLLAGTVVLTSIGVLVYLKRSKL
- the LOC108457433 gene encoding CBS domain-containing protein CBSCBSPB3-like isoform X1; its protein translation is MSSQTLPPASTTRRDSQKRRSNSTKKSHSFNHAKPMSPSSIPGERTVKKLRLSKALTIPEGTTVSEACRRMAARRVNAVLLTDSNALLSGIVTDKDVATRVIGEGLKPEQTVVSKIMTPSPIFVSADSLAIEALQKMVQGKFRHLPVVENGEVIAMLDITKCLYDAISRMEKAVEQGNAIASSVDQNGSKGSASHAFMETLRERMFKPSLSSIIAENSDVAVVSSSDPVCVAAKKMRDLRINSVVTVTGNKIQGILTSKDILMRVVAQNLSPELTLVEKVMTPNPECVTVETTILDALHLMHDGKFLHLPVLDKDGNVAACLDVLDITHAAISMVESSSGVALNEVSSTMMQKFWDSALALDPPGDYDTHSEMSAVMASDGADTGKLSPHHSLGHGNSFSFKLEDLKGRLHRFSFGTENLNELLSAVMQRTASSNDNRRPQLLYKDDEGDKVLLTNDTDLVAAVNSARSIGKKVLRLHLDFSESAEQLQSEPIASAKRSSAGVPLHLGLLAGTVVLTSIGVLVYLKRSKL
- the LOC108454418 gene encoding uncharacterized protein At1g10890-like, yielding MPRSLSRSRSRSRSRSPSYRSRHSRRSRREHSRRSRSSSPRRRRSRSPSHRRRKSRSPTPRRHRRRTSLSPLPKSPSPPPPIPQNKNNRLHQEAELKLLEEETAKRLEEAIQKNVEERLNSEDVKLDIERRVVEGRKKLFDDVTTQLQKEKESALAEARLKQEQAQKEREELDKMLEENKRRVEEAQRREALEQQRKEEERYRELEMIQRQKEEAARRKKLEEEEEHAKQMKLGKNKSRTKVPFGIG